The Xiphias gladius isolate SHS-SW01 ecotype Sanya breed wild chromosome 4, ASM1685928v1, whole genome shotgun sequence genome includes a window with the following:
- the LOC120789172 gene encoding alpha-N-acetylgalactosaminidase-like isoform X1, which translates to MHLAVLIFASVLSVTTLALDNGLMRTPPMGWLAWERFRCDTDCEHDAYNCISENLFIDMADRLSEDGWRELGYVYVTIDDCWSSMERDEKGRLQPDPKRFPGGIRKLARYMHDRGLKLGIYGDMGTHTCEGYPGTPLDKIQIDAQTFADWEVDMLKFDGCHSNATEQEQGYPLMSEALNATGRLIGYSCSWPVYQDSLPPKVNYTQLGEICNLWRNYYDIQDSWDSVLNIVDWFFKNQDVLIAAAGPGRWNDPDMLIIGNFGLSMDQSRTQMALWAIMAAPLFMSNDLRTISSGARSILQNRMAISINQDPMGVQGRKIVKEKSGIEVFWRPLSNNASALVFFSRRNDMPYRYHTSLSKLNYTTGSYKTFDVFTDKTMMLKDSTDFVVSVNPTGVVMWYVFAPAKVNLHQLYEGGKLQGS; encoded by the exons ATGCATTTGGCAGTGCTTATTTTTGCTTCGGTGCTCTCTGTGACCACCTTGGCTCTCGACAATGGACTGATGAGGACCCCTCCCATGGGCTGGCTGGCATGGGAACGGTTCCGCTGTGACACCGACTGTGAACATGACGCCTACAACTGCATCAG TGAGAATCTGTTCATCGACATGGCAGACAGACTCTCAGAGGATGGCTGGAGGGAACTGGGCTATGTCTATGTGACCATAGATGACTGTTGGTCCTCCatggagagagatgagaagggACGGCTGCAGCCTGACCCGAAGAG GTTCCCAGGAGGCATCCGTAAGCTGGCACGCTACATGCACGATAGGGGTCTCAAGCTGGGGATCTACGGGGACATGggcacacacacctgtgaagGCTACCCTGGCACCCCACTGGACAAGATCCAGATAGACGCTCAGACCTTTGCTGACTGGGAGGTGGATATGCTTAAATTTGACGGCTGTCATTCAAATGCTACAGAGCAAGAGCAGG GTTACCCTCTTATGTCGGAGGCTTTAAATGCCACAGGCCGTCTCATTGGCTACTCCTGCAGCTGGCCCGTCTACCAGGACAGCCTGCCACCGAAG GTAAACTACACTCAGTTGGGTGAGATTTGCAACCTGTGGCGTAACTACTACGACATCCAGGACTCTTGGGACAGTGTCCTGAACATTGTCGACTGGTTCTTTAAAAACCAGGATGTACTGATAGCTGCAGCTGGACCTGGAAGATGGAATGACCCTGATATG CTGATTATTGGCAACTTTGGCCTCAGCATGGACCAGTCTCGCACTCAGATGGCTCTATGGGCAATTATGGCCGCTCCCCTTTTCATGTCCAATGACCTGCGCACCATCAGCAGTGGGGCCCGCAGCATCCTGCAGAACAGAATGGCCATCAGCATCAACCAGGACCCCATGGGTGTTCAGGGAAGAAAAATTGTAAAG GAGAAAAGTGGCATTGAGGTGTTCTGGCGCCCCCTGTCGAACAATGCCAGCGCCTTGGTGTTCTTCAGTCGTCGTAATGACATGCCCTACCGCTACCATACTTCCCTCAGTAAACTCAACTACACCACCGGCAGCTACAAG aCCTTTGATGTTTTTACTGACAAGACCATGATGCTGAAAGACTCCACTGACTTTGTGGTGTCAGTGAACCCCACAGGTGTGGTCATGTGGTATGTCTTTGCACCTGCCAAAGTGAACCTCCACCAACTCTACGAAGGTGGCAAACTCCAGGGATCTTAA
- the LOC120789172 gene encoding alpha-N-acetylgalactosaminidase-like isoform X2: MHLAVLIFASVLSVTTLALDNGLMRTPPMGWLAWERFRCDTDCEHDAYNCISENLFIDMADRLSEDGWRELGYVYVTIDDCWSSMERDEKGRLQPDPKRFPGGIRKLARYMHDRGLKLGIYGDMGTHTCEGYPGTPLDKIQIDAQTFADWEVDMLKFDGCHSNATEQEQGYPLMSEALNATGRLIGYSCSWPVYQDSLPPKVNYTQLGEICNLWRNYYDIQDSWDSVLNIVDWFFKNQDVLIAAAGPGRWNDPDMLIIGNFGLSMDQSRTQMALWAIMAAPLFMSNDLRTISSGARSILQNRMAISINQDPMGVQGRKIEKSGIEVFWRPLSNNASALVFFSRRNDMPYRYHTSLSKLNYTTGSYKTFDVFTDKTMMLKDSTDFVVSVNPTGVVMWYVFAPAKVNLHQLYEGGKLQGS; the protein is encoded by the exons ATGCATTTGGCAGTGCTTATTTTTGCTTCGGTGCTCTCTGTGACCACCTTGGCTCTCGACAATGGACTGATGAGGACCCCTCCCATGGGCTGGCTGGCATGGGAACGGTTCCGCTGTGACACCGACTGTGAACATGACGCCTACAACTGCATCAG TGAGAATCTGTTCATCGACATGGCAGACAGACTCTCAGAGGATGGCTGGAGGGAACTGGGCTATGTCTATGTGACCATAGATGACTGTTGGTCCTCCatggagagagatgagaagggACGGCTGCAGCCTGACCCGAAGAG GTTCCCAGGAGGCATCCGTAAGCTGGCACGCTACATGCACGATAGGGGTCTCAAGCTGGGGATCTACGGGGACATGggcacacacacctgtgaagGCTACCCTGGCACCCCACTGGACAAGATCCAGATAGACGCTCAGACCTTTGCTGACTGGGAGGTGGATATGCTTAAATTTGACGGCTGTCATTCAAATGCTACAGAGCAAGAGCAGG GTTACCCTCTTATGTCGGAGGCTTTAAATGCCACAGGCCGTCTCATTGGCTACTCCTGCAGCTGGCCCGTCTACCAGGACAGCCTGCCACCGAAG GTAAACTACACTCAGTTGGGTGAGATTTGCAACCTGTGGCGTAACTACTACGACATCCAGGACTCTTGGGACAGTGTCCTGAACATTGTCGACTGGTTCTTTAAAAACCAGGATGTACTGATAGCTGCAGCTGGACCTGGAAGATGGAATGACCCTGATATG CTGATTATTGGCAACTTTGGCCTCAGCATGGACCAGTCTCGCACTCAGATGGCTCTATGGGCAATTATGGCCGCTCCCCTTTTCATGTCCAATGACCTGCGCACCATCAGCAGTGGGGCCCGCAGCATCCTGCAGAACAGAATGGCCATCAGCATCAACCAGGACCCCATGGGTGTTCAGGGAAGAAAAATT GAGAAAAGTGGCATTGAGGTGTTCTGGCGCCCCCTGTCGAACAATGCCAGCGCCTTGGTGTTCTTCAGTCGTCGTAATGACATGCCCTACCGCTACCATACTTCCCTCAGTAAACTCAACTACACCACCGGCAGCTACAAG aCCTTTGATGTTTTTACTGACAAGACCATGATGCTGAAAGACTCCACTGACTTTGTGGTGTCAGTGAACCCCACAGGTGTGGTCATGTGGTATGTCTTTGCACCTGCCAAAGTGAACCTCCACCAACTCTACGAAGGTGGCAAACTCCAGGGATCTTAA